In Alteromonas naphthalenivorans, one DNA window encodes the following:
- the cofG gene encoding 7,8-didemethyl-8-hydroxy-5-deazariboflavin synthase CofG, producing MLSRQHAIALEHATGAQLDALCEQAAGVRDTHWPNTLTYSRKIFIPLTNMCRDTCGYCTFVKHPDSGQANILNPSQVLASVLKGQAQGCKEALFSLGEKPEKRYRYAKDWLATLGHTSMVDYLTEVCEMVLDKSLMIPHVNAGTLTFNELKQLKNVSGSMGMMLECTSDRLMKKGQPHYACPDKVPGIRLKTLEDAGKLDIPFTTGILIGIGETWEERVDSLMAINTLYQEYGHIQEVIVQNFRAKAGTAMANAPEPTLDDMRRTLAMARLILDPAISLQAPPNLAQEYPHYIAAGINDWGGISPLTKDFINPERSWPQITELATACEQQGYALQERLTVYPKYLQAGERYVTKALHQAMPAWRNDGLAVEQCIDNTTFQGVAHG from the coding sequence ATGCTATCGCGCCAACACGCCATTGCCCTTGAACATGCTACAGGTGCACAGCTAGATGCACTTTGCGAACAAGCTGCAGGCGTTCGCGATACGCACTGGCCTAATACCCTCACGTACTCACGAAAGATATTTATTCCACTTACAAACATGTGTAGGGATACCTGTGGGTATTGCACGTTTGTAAAACATCCAGATTCGGGGCAAGCCAATATCTTAAACCCAAGTCAGGTGTTAGCTTCCGTGCTAAAAGGTCAGGCGCAAGGGTGTAAAGAAGCATTGTTTAGCTTGGGCGAAAAACCTGAGAAACGTTATCGCTACGCGAAAGATTGGTTGGCCACATTGGGCCATACCAGCATGGTGGATTATCTTACCGAAGTATGTGAAATGGTGCTGGATAAAAGCTTGATGATCCCCCATGTGAATGCTGGAACGTTAACCTTTAACGAACTGAAACAGCTGAAAAACGTAAGCGGCAGCATGGGTATGATGCTCGAGTGCACCAGCGACCGTTTGATGAAAAAGGGCCAACCCCATTATGCCTGTCCAGACAAAGTGCCAGGTATTCGCTTAAAAACGTTGGAAGACGCAGGAAAGCTAGATATTCCCTTCACCACCGGCATTCTTATTGGCATCGGTGAAACGTGGGAAGAACGTGTTGATAGCTTAATGGCGATTAACACCCTGTACCAAGAATACGGCCATATTCAAGAAGTCATTGTTCAGAATTTTCGCGCAAAAGCCGGTACAGCCATGGCAAATGCACCAGAGCCTACCCTAGATGATATGCGCCGCACATTGGCCATGGCACGGTTAATATTAGACCCGGCTATTTCACTGCAGGCGCCGCCTAACCTAGCCCAAGAATACCCTCATTACATAGCGGCAGGCATTAACGATTGGGGCGGCATTTCACCGTTAACGAAAGATTTTATTAACCCTGAACGTAGCTGGCCGCAAATTACAGAATTAGCCACTGCATGCGAGCAACAAGGCTATGCATTGCAAGAGCGTTTAACGGTATATCCAAAGTACCTACAAGCTGGCGAACGTTACGTTACCAAAGCGTTGCATCAAGCTATGCCAGCTTGGCGCAACGACGGCCTTGCCGTAGAGCAATGTATAGATAACACCACTTTTCAAGGAGTTGCTCATGGGTAA
- a CDS encoding LysR family transcriptional regulator, with translation MRAILGNLSDTDIRLLRVFIVVAQAGGLSAAELELNIGRSTISRHLKDLETRLGMVLCHRGRGGFSLTEEGKRIYESTQRLLLSLQDFRNEVNDMHRHLQGNVVVAMFDKTVSNDACKVNEAIYTYQQQAPNVNVEIHVVPVNTIEQGILDGRYHIGIIPTHRSSSSLNYLPLFGEQMHLYCGRKHPFYIELGDIPREEICEAKYAGLSFHSPNMDKSMSLGLNKMAVANDQEGIATLISSGCYLGFLPDHYAESFVKKGQMRSIEPNNFAYHCEFAAIYRKSPKPTRLVELFLEALAKEHGKEETMAI, from the coding sequence ATGCGCGCAATTCTTGGAAATCTATCAGATACAGACATTCGCTTATTAAGAGTATTTATAGTGGTGGCGCAGGCTGGCGGCCTTTCTGCTGCCGAGCTAGAACTCAATATTGGGCGTTCTACCATTAGCCGACATTTAAAAGATTTAGAAACTCGATTGGGTATGGTGCTTTGTCATCGAGGCCGTGGGGGCTTTTCGCTTACCGAAGAAGGAAAGCGAATTTATGAATCGACTCAACGCTTACTGCTGTCTCTACAAGACTTTAGAAATGAAGTTAACGACATGCACCGGCATTTGCAGGGCAATGTGGTGGTAGCCATGTTCGATAAAACCGTGTCGAACGATGCGTGCAAGGTGAATGAAGCCATTTACACCTATCAGCAACAGGCGCCTAATGTGAATGTAGAAATTCATGTGGTGCCGGTTAATACCATTGAGCAAGGCATATTGGATGGGCGCTATCATATTGGTATTATTCCTACCCATCGTTCGTCTTCAAGCCTAAATTACTTGCCCTTGTTTGGTGAGCAAATGCATCTTTACTGCGGAAGAAAACACCCTTTCTACATTGAGCTTGGCGACATTCCTCGAGAAGAAATATGCGAAGCTAAGTATGCGGGGCTAAGCTTTCACAGCCCAAATATGGATAAAAGTATGTCGCTAGGGCTCAATAAAATGGCGGTAGCGAACGATCAGGAGGGCATTGCCACGCTGATTTCTTCGGGCTGTTATTTAGGCTTTTTGCCTGATCATTATGCGGAATCTTTCGTAAAAAAGGGCCAGATGCGTTCTATCGAACCTAATAATTTCGCCTATCATTGTGAATTCGCGGCCATCTATCGTAAGTCACCTAAGCCCACCCGTTTGGTTGAGTTATTTTTAGAAGCCCTTGCCAAGGAACATGGGAAGGAAGAAACAATGGCTATTTAG
- a CDS encoding Zn-dependent hydrolase has protein sequence MDKLRINGQRLWDSLMEMGEIGGTEKGGCNRLAGTDLDKQARDLFCAWCEATGCEIKVDKFGNIFAKRPGINNELPSVATGSHLDTQPTGGKFDGVFGVLSGVEVLRTLHENNITTPTPIEVSVWTNEEGSRFQPAMQGSGVYVGRFDLQQELDKTDVNGLRLGDELARIGYLGEEELGSRNIGAFFEAHIEQGPILEDEEKRIGVVRLGQGIRWYNVEIQGQESHSGTTPMHLRKDAMVATGKIVAEIESLANRYDNGLGTVGFMQVYPNSRNTIPGNVKFSADLRNPNPDVLATMHEEFVAYCDAVAKERNLEITVDNFWYFAPVEFNASDDVKAATENLGYSHMDIYAGAGHDACYMADLVPAGMIFTPCENGISHNEIEYSSPEQCEDGANVLLHTMLTASKRIAEAAGAPVTEDEGASV, from the coding sequence ATGGATAAGCTTAGAATTAACGGTCAAAGATTATGGGACAGCCTGATGGAAATGGGCGAGATTGGCGGCACTGAAAAAGGCGGATGTAACCGCTTGGCCGGCACAGATCTAGACAAGCAAGCTAGAGACTTGTTTTGCGCATGGTGTGAAGCCACTGGATGTGAGATTAAAGTAGATAAATTCGGGAATATATTCGCCAAACGCCCAGGTATTAATAACGAACTCCCTTCTGTTGCCACCGGCAGCCACTTAGATACTCAACCTACTGGTGGTAAGTTCGACGGCGTATTCGGTGTATTGTCAGGTGTTGAAGTACTTCGCACCCTACATGAAAATAATATTACTACCCCAACCCCCATTGAAGTTAGTGTGTGGACCAACGAAGAAGGCTCACGCTTTCAGCCTGCCATGCAAGGTTCTGGCGTATATGTAGGCCGTTTTGATTTACAACAAGAACTAGATAAAACCGACGTGAACGGTTTACGTTTAGGCGACGAATTAGCTCGCATAGGCTACTTGGGTGAAGAAGAGTTAGGTAGCCGTAATATAGGCGCCTTTTTTGAAGCCCATATTGAGCAAGGCCCAATATTAGAAGATGAAGAAAAGCGCATTGGTGTAGTACGTTTAGGCCAAGGTATTCGTTGGTACAACGTAGAAATACAAGGCCAAGAGTCTCATTCTGGCACCACGCCAATGCACTTACGCAAAGATGCCATGGTTGCCACAGGCAAAATTGTAGCGGAAATCGAATCGCTAGCTAACCGTTATGACAACGGCTTGGGCACCGTAGGTTTTATGCAGGTTTATCCAAATTCACGTAATACTATTCCTGGAAACGTGAAATTCAGCGCCGATTTACGTAATCCTAACCCCGACGTGTTGGCTACCATGCATGAAGAGTTCGTGGCCTACTGCGACGCGGTAGCCAAAGAGCGTAATTTAGAGATTACCGTGGATAACTTCTGGTACTTTGCGCCGGTCGAATTTAATGCCTCGGATGATGTGAAAGCCGCCACTGAAAACTTAGGGTATTCACACATGGATATCTACGCGGGCGCAGGTCACGATGCCTGTTATATGGCCGACCTAGTTCCTGCGGGCATGATTTTCACGCCTTGTGAAAATGGTATTAGCCACAACGAAATTGAATACTCTAGCCCTGAGCAATGTGAAGATGGCGCAAATGTGTTGCTTCATACCATGTTAACCGCCAGTAAGCGTATTGCTGAAGCTGCTGGTGCCCCTGTTACTGAAGACGAGGGAGCAAGCGTATGA
- the cofH gene encoding 5-amino-6-(D-ribitylamino)uracil--L-tyrosine 4-hydroxyphenyl transferase CofH, which translates to MGNILQNITSVSPCELTPAGDFTLPYSDTPIQSKLSQLRPAIAHILQRALEGKMLNHEEAEALFYCQGPETDALLHTADIVRELRTGNDASFVITRNINFTNVCHMGCQFCNFGVNKNAGDAEFLAPHQVAARAKEAHARGATEICVQGGLHPDLPAGFYGDLLDTVSSTVPDIHIHAYSPFEIWYGAMKGRKTYTELLTDLKQRGLASMPGTAAEILDTEVRRKLTKNKLSTENWLKIIETAHNVGLPTTSTIMYGHIDGPSHWAAHLILLRDMQARTGGFTEFVPLGFIHNDSPLYKNNPSEVRTGPTADEHFKMHAIARLVLQGYIDNIQASWVKMGPDMASKVLRAGANDLGGTLMNESISRAAGASHGQEIVPRDMVNFIQRAGLNAHQRNTSYDVVTPYGRDKKPAHQEALVGSEVAKPVSKTAKPAISPFNAASHIPVKVSA; encoded by the coding sequence ATGGGTAACATACTGCAAAATATCACCTCGGTTTCACCTTGCGAACTAACCCCAGCGGGCGACTTCACCTTACCGTACAGCGATACGCCTATTCAAAGTAAGCTAAGCCAACTTCGCCCTGCTATTGCACATATTTTACAGCGGGCTTTAGAAGGTAAAATGCTTAACCACGAAGAAGCAGAAGCCTTGTTTTACTGCCAAGGGCCAGAAACAGATGCCTTGTTGCATACCGCAGACATTGTGCGTGAACTGCGCACCGGCAATGATGCATCCTTTGTGATCACTCGTAATATTAACTTTACCAACGTATGCCATATGGGCTGTCAGTTTTGTAATTTTGGGGTGAATAAAAACGCTGGCGATGCAGAGTTTTTAGCCCCTCATCAAGTGGCCGCTAGAGCCAAAGAAGCCCACGCTCGCGGCGCAACAGAAATTTGTGTTCAAGGTGGTTTGCATCCTGACTTACCTGCCGGTTTTTACGGTGATTTACTTGATACGGTGTCATCTACCGTACCCGATATTCATATTCATGCCTATTCGCCCTTTGAAATTTGGTATGGCGCAATGAAAGGCCGCAAAACCTATACAGAATTATTAACCGACTTAAAACAACGTGGCTTGGCTTCTATGCCAGGTACGGCTGCTGAAATTCTTGATACCGAAGTAAGGCGCAAGCTAACTAAAAATAAACTCAGCACCGAAAACTGGCTTAAAATCATCGAAACTGCGCATAACGTTGGCTTACCAACCACATCCACCATTATGTATGGACATATAGATGGGCCATCGCACTGGGCCGCTCATCTTATTTTATTGCGTGACATGCAAGCGCGGACTGGCGGCTTTACCGAATTTGTTCCGTTAGGCTTTATACATAATGACAGCCCCCTTTACAAAAATAACCCTAGCGAAGTAAGAACCGGCCCAACTGCCGATGAGCATTTCAAAATGCACGCCATTGCGCGATTAGTGTTACAAGGCTATATCGATAATATTCAAGCCTCATGGGTAAAAATGGGCCCAGATATGGCGTCAAAAGTGCTACGCGCAGGCGCTAACGACTTAGGCGGTACGCTAATGAACGAGAGTATTTCTCGTGCAGCAGGGGCTAGCCATGGTCAGGAAATTGTCCCTAGGGATATGGTGAACTTTATTCAGCGTGCGGGGCTAAACGCCCATCAGCGCAATACCTCGTACGACGTAGTTACCCCCTACGGCCGAGACAAAAAGCCAGCTCACCAAGAGGCGCTTGTGGGTTCAGAAGTTGCCAAGCCAGTATCTAAAACTGCCAAGCCAGCCATTAGTCCATTTAACGCAGCATCTCACATTCCCGTGAAGGTAAGCGCATGA
- a CDS encoding TetR family transcriptional regulator C-terminal domain-containing protein, whose amino-acid sequence MTKPTKTQANRAKTEAGILRAAEEVFAQKGFAGSSMDAVAQQAGISKQLILYYFPGKDKLYQAVLENMIDLWLEKMQFNDDPEASPACTIRQYIQQKIELSRDYPNGSKVFAHEIINGAPVLKTYLIENLKPAFERDVKIIERWIAAGHIRPVDPKHLFFTIWAATQTYADFSTQIQLLLGKPSLEQDDFNEATEFLCNFVLSALDAQH is encoded by the coding sequence ATGACAAAACCTACAAAGACGCAGGCCAATCGTGCAAAAACAGAGGCCGGAATTCTACGCGCCGCAGAAGAGGTATTTGCACAAAAAGGGTTTGCTGGCTCTTCAATGGATGCAGTTGCGCAACAAGCCGGCATCTCTAAACAGCTCATTTTGTATTACTTTCCAGGCAAAGATAAGTTGTACCAAGCCGTACTAGAAAACATGATTGATTTATGGCTTGAGAAAATGCAGTTCAACGACGACCCAGAGGCTTCACCAGCCTGCACCATTCGTCAGTACATTCAGCAGAAAATCGAGTTATCTCGTGATTATCCCAATGGGTCAAAAGTATTCGCCCATGAAATTATTAACGGTGCACCTGTACTGAAAACCTATTTGATAGAAAATTTGAAGCCTGCGTTTGAACGAGACGTAAAAATTATTGAGCGCTGGATAGCCGCTGGCCATATTCGCCCTGTCGATCCTAAGCATCTGTTTTTTACCATATGGGCTGCCACGCAAACCTATGCCGACTTCTCAACGCAAATTCAATTACTGTTAGGTAAGCCGTCTTTAGAACAAGATGACTTTAACGAGGCCACTGAATTTTTATGCAATTTCGTTTTAAGTGCCCTAGATGCACAACACTAG
- a CDS encoding NCS1 family nucleobase:cation symporter-1, which translates to MSSEISEVTLSKSVTESDYFNEDLAPTKLSERTWGTGNIAALWVGMAVCVPTYTLGGVLTSYFGLSVMEALFTILLANIVVLIPLTLNAFPGTKFGIPFPVVLRSSFGVVGSNIPCLIRGFVACGWFGIQTMFGGLAIHLFLSSVSDGWAQLGGMGEVIGFFAFGALNVFIVIKGSESIKWLETLAAPLLLIVGAGLIWWASDKVSVTEVLATPASRPEDAGFFSYFFAGLTAMVGFWATLSLNIPDFSRYAKSQKAQVTGQIIGLPLTMFMFAALGVLLTSASVTLVGETVSDPVTLIGHIDSPFFVAIAMLLIIVATLSTNTAANVVSPTNDFQNIAPKYINHTRGVLLTGLVGVLLMSWELLKKAGIIESDVSVESLYSNWLLGYSSLLGPIAGIMIVDYFLIRKQELDVAALYTSSAAYPKVNWAGFVAFLIPVGITLLAITADVFTWFYNYGWFTGSISGAIIYYFAAGKLVNTVNTNVGELAKAS; encoded by the coding sequence ATGAGTTCAGAAATCAGTGAGGTCACACTTAGTAAATCGGTGACCGAGAGCGACTATTTTAACGAAGACCTTGCACCTACTAAGCTTTCTGAGCGTACGTGGGGTACGGGAAACATAGCGGCGCTATGGGTAGGTATGGCGGTGTGCGTACCTACTTACACCCTTGGCGGCGTGCTTACCAGCTACTTCGGTTTATCGGTGATGGAAGCCTTATTCACTATTTTGTTAGCAAACATAGTGGTACTTATTCCTCTTACGTTAAACGCCTTTCCTGGCACTAAGTTTGGTATTCCCTTTCCGGTGGTACTTCGTTCATCGTTTGGTGTGGTGGGCTCGAATATTCCCTGCTTAATTCGGGGTTTTGTAGCCTGCGGCTGGTTTGGTATTCAAACCATGTTTGGTGGCCTTGCCATCCATTTGTTTTTATCGTCGGTATCAGACGGCTGGGCCCAGCTTGGCGGTATGGGGGAAGTCATTGGCTTTTTTGCTTTTGGTGCGTTAAATGTCTTTATCGTAATTAAAGGGTCAGAGTCGATTAAATGGTTAGAAACCCTAGCTGCCCCGTTGCTCCTTATTGTAGGTGCAGGGCTTATTTGGTGGGCGAGTGATAAAGTATCGGTTACTGAGGTTTTAGCCACACCCGCAAGTCGCCCTGAAGATGCAGGCTTTTTCAGCTATTTCTTCGCCGGACTCACTGCCATGGTAGGTTTTTGGGCAACACTGTCGTTAAATATTCCTGATTTCAGTCGTTATGCTAAAAGCCAAAAAGCCCAAGTAACTGGGCAAATCATAGGCTTACCCCTCACCATGTTTATGTTTGCTGCCTTAGGGGTATTACTGACCTCTGCGTCAGTGACCTTAGTTGGTGAAACCGTATCCGATCCGGTAACGCTTATTGGTCATATTGATAGCCCGTTTTTTGTGGCAATCGCCATGCTACTTATTATTGTGGCTACCTTATCTACTAACACCGCCGCTAACGTAGTATCTCCCACCAACGATTTTCAAAACATAGCACCAAAATATATTAACCATACCCGCGGCGTTTTATTAACTGGCTTAGTAGGTGTGTTATTGATGAGTTGGGAGCTATTAAAGAAGGCCGGCATTATAGAGTCTGACGTTAGTGTAGAAAGCCTGTACTCAAATTGGTTGCTGGGTTATTCAAGCTTACTGGGCCCTATTGCGGGCATAATGATTGTTGATTACTTCCTGATTAGAAAACAAGAGCTAGATGTAGCCGCACTGTACACCAGCAGTGCCGCTTACCCGAAAGTGAATTGGGCTGGTTTTGTCGCTTTCTTAATTCCAGTTGGCATCACATTGTTAGCCATTACTGCAGATGTATTCACATGGTTTTATAACTATGGATGGTTTACCGGTTCTATTTCTGGCGCCATCATTTATTACTTTGCCGCGGGCAAGCTAGTTAACACCGTGAACACAAACGTTGGTGAGCTAGCAAAAGCCTCTTAA
- a CDS encoding aspartate aminotransferase family protein, whose amino-acid sequence MTQWASKLSQSQMDALWMPYTANRQFKASPKMITGAQGNYLIDDNGRKIFDGLSGLWTCGAGHNRPEIAEAVAKQLTTLDYAPAFQYGHNLAFELADRLANMAPADINKVFFTNSGSEAADTSTKIARAYWRQQGQPTKTRIIGRAKGYHGASWGGISFGGIGANRKMWGPAMESDHLSHTLLPNNQFCKGAPNYGEELADELIEMVALHDASNIAAVIVEPMSGSAGVIVPPKAYLRRLRELCNQHDILLIFDEVITGFGRTGSLFGADAFDVVPDMINVAKQITNGAVPMGAVLAREFIYDTVINAGGADYNIELPHGYTYSGHPVACAAAMAALDILEQEKLVSRVAELSPYFEEAVHSLKGMPFVSDIRNFGFAAGFSIESYPGEPARRPYEIADAMWKKGFYVRYGGDTIQLGLPFTTEKAEIDTLINAMQDTLMGK is encoded by the coding sequence ATGACCCAGTGGGCTTCCAAGCTATCACAATCGCAAATGGATGCGTTGTGGATGCCTTACACTGCAAATCGCCAGTTTAAAGCATCGCCTAAAATGATTACCGGTGCACAAGGCAATTACCTCATTGATGACAATGGTCGCAAAATCTTTGATGGATTATCTGGGTTATGGACATGCGGCGCAGGGCATAACCGCCCTGAAATTGCCGAAGCAGTCGCGAAACAGTTAACAACGCTAGATTACGCGCCCGCCTTTCAGTATGGCCACAATTTGGCGTTTGAACTAGCCGACAGGCTAGCTAACATGGCGCCGGCCGACATCAATAAAGTGTTTTTCACTAACTCAGGTTCTGAAGCCGCTGATACATCGACCAAGATTGCTCGTGCCTATTGGCGCCAGCAAGGTCAGCCTACTAAAACCCGTATTATTGGTCGCGCGAAAGGCTATCACGGTGCAAGCTGGGGCGGCATTAGCTTTGGCGGCATTGGCGCAAACCGAAAAATGTGGGGGCCAGCCATGGAGTCTGATCACCTTTCACATACCTTGTTGCCGAACAATCAATTCTGCAAAGGCGCACCGAACTATGGTGAAGAGCTTGCTGATGAGCTTATCGAAATGGTGGCATTACATGATGCGTCGAATATTGCGGCAGTAATAGTTGAGCCAATGAGTGGTTCTGCTGGGGTTATCGTTCCACCAAAAGCCTATTTACGCCGCTTACGTGAACTGTGTAACCAGCACGATATTTTACTTATTTTCGATGAAGTGATTACGGGCTTTGGCCGCACAGGTAGCTTATTTGGCGCCGATGCGTTTGATGTAGTACCCGATATGATTAACGTGGCCAAGCAGATCACCAATGGCGCTGTTCCTATGGGCGCGGTATTGGCTCGCGAATTTATCTACGACACTGTGATTAACGCAGGCGGTGCCGACTACAACATTGAATTGCCACACGGTTACACCTACTCCGGCCACCCTGTTGCTTGCGCTGCAGCCATGGCTGCCCTTGATATTCTAGAACAAGAAAAGCTTGTTAGCCGGGTTGCCGAACTTAGTCCGTATTTTGAAGAGGCGGTGCATAGCTTAAAAGGCATGCCATTCGTGAGTGATATTCGAAACTTCGGATTTGCAGCAGGGTTTAGCATTGAAAGCTACCCAGGCGAACCGGCAAGGCGCCCGTATGAAATTGCTGACGCCATGTGGAAGAAAGGATTTTACGTGCGCTACGGCGGCGACACTATTCAGCTAGGCCTTCCGTTTACCACCGAAAAAGCGGAAATCGACACCTTAATTAACGCGATGCAAGACACTTTAATGGGCAAGTAG
- a CDS encoding CoA-acylating methylmalonate-semialdehyde dehydrogenase, which yields MTSLVGHFIHGEHVAPQDGNLIDIHNPSTGAVCGQVEMASSALVQKAIDSAKAAYPAWRATPPAKRAQVMFRLKVLLEQHSDKICELISEEHGKVLHDAKGELQRGIENVEFACGMPQLLKGEHSKDVGPGIDAWSEFQPLGVVTGITPFNFPAMVPLWMWPSAIMCGNTFVLKPSEKDPSSALYIAALAAEAGLPPGVLNVVNGDKAAVDHLLEDPTIQAVSFVGSTPVAEAIYQKASANGKRCQALGGAKNHAIVMPDADVDNVVNALMGAAFGSCGERCMALSVVLAVGDEMGDTLRDRLSAQIETLKVGAGNDNSNDMGPLISAQHFDTVSGFIDSGVSQEADLVNDGRKLSVEGFEEGYFLGATLFDKVKPHMEIYQKEIFGPVLVMLRVPDMQTALELINEHEYGNGTCIFTRDGEAARFFIDQVQVGMVGVNVPLPVPVSYHSFGGWKRSLFGDLHAYGPDSVRFYTRRKAITQRWPSTNLREGSQFSFPSN from the coding sequence ATGACTTCATTGGTAGGACACTTCATTCATGGCGAACACGTAGCGCCGCAAGATGGAAATTTGATTGATATCCACAACCCTTCTACTGGCGCGGTGTGCGGACAAGTAGAAATGGCGTCGTCGGCATTAGTACAAAAGGCGATAGATTCAGCAAAAGCGGCTTATCCAGCATGGCGTGCCACGCCACCAGCAAAGCGTGCACAGGTTATGTTTCGCTTAAAAGTATTGCTAGAGCAACACAGTGACAAAATTTGTGAACTGATTAGTGAAGAGCACGGCAAAGTGCTACACGATGCGAAAGGTGAGTTGCAGCGCGGTATTGAAAACGTTGAGTTCGCCTGTGGCATGCCTCAATTGCTAAAAGGTGAGCACAGCAAAGACGTGGGCCCGGGCATTGACGCGTGGAGTGAATTCCAGCCCCTAGGCGTAGTGACAGGTATTACGCCGTTTAACTTTCCGGCCATGGTACCTTTATGGATGTGGCCAAGCGCTATCATGTGTGGCAACACCTTCGTATTAAAGCCATCTGAAAAAGATCCTTCCAGCGCTTTATACATTGCGGCTCTTGCGGCTGAAGCAGGCTTGCCGCCGGGCGTGCTAAATGTAGTAAACGGCGACAAAGCTGCCGTTGACCACTTATTAGAAGACCCAACGATTCAAGCGGTAAGTTTTGTAGGTTCAACGCCTGTTGCCGAAGCTATTTATCAAAAAGCCAGTGCTAACGGTAAGCGCTGCCAAGCCTTAGGTGGCGCGAAAAACCACGCCATTGTTATGCCAGATGCCGATGTTGATAACGTTGTTAATGCACTCATGGGCGCTGCGTTTGGCTCATGCGGCGAACGCTGTATGGCGTTATCGGTTGTACTAGCGGTGGGTGATGAAATGGGTGATACCCTGCGTGACCGTTTGTCTGCACAAATCGAAACCTTAAAAGTGGGTGCGGGTAACGACAACAGTAATGACATGGGGCCGTTAATCAGTGCTCAACATTTCGATACCGTGAGTGGGTTCATCGACTCAGGTGTTAGCCAAGAAGCCGATTTAGTTAACGATGGTAGAAAGCTTAGTGTAGAAGGTTTTGAAGAAGGCTATTTCTTAGGAGCTACCTTGTTCGACAAGGTAAAACCTCACATGGAAATTTACCAAAAAGAGATTTTTGGCCCTGTACTTGTGATGCTACGTGTACCTGATATGCAGACCGCACTTGAGCTAATTAACGAGCATGAATACGGAAATGGTACCTGTATATTCACCCGCGATGGTGAAGCCGCGCGCTTCTTTATCGATCAGGTTCAAGTGGGCATGGTGGGTGTGAACGTACCGTTACCCGTGCCAGTGTCTTACCACAGCTTTGGTGGTTGGAAGCGCTCATTGTTTGGCGATTTACATGCTTACGGGCCGGACTCCGTACGTTTCTACACACGTAGAAAAGCCATTACACAACGCTGGCCTTCAACGAATTTGCGCGAAGGCAGTCAATTTTCTTTCCCAAGCAATTAG